A single Brachionichthys hirsutus isolate HB-005 chromosome 17, CSIRO-AGI_Bhir_v1, whole genome shotgun sequence DNA region contains:
- the pecam1b gene encoding LOW QUALITY PROTEIN: platelet endothelial cell adhesion molecule (The sequence of the model RefSeq protein was modified relative to this genomic sequence to represent the inferred CDS: deleted 1 base in 1 codon), whose product MSTHAPSPPLSSVGPETLPVCTGAVVAAIAQRSVVAAIAQRSVVAAIAQRSVVAAIAQRSVVAAIAQRFVVAAIAQRSVVAAIAQRSVVAAIIGTSELLPSRRVASAQRCEYEIKMDKARCLWDAAVHVDICPSSCCGQAESFGSPTTPTLRQNSVLPFKSALYAYPFTIRDVALSIEPNAAVRRDTNVTLRCRAVVSVSGQETLSREYTVYKDSSTVYTKTSGTSEDLFYLLPQARVSNSGKYKCALNIQGKQLSSPTRKLTVTGLSKPLLHLNKGVVSEGEELTARCTAPGETGSIFFYFYEGTKEILEKQVNSNQAEAKLHLDGVGIHRIRCSYTVLISPDSFPSNESDVVTVSVKELPIAAVLEIAPHSKIYEGDLLFISCTVSNYLSSSENVHLYLSQGTKLLGSGDGNVNHSMVALADAPGDIECKLEMETIVRTATRTVLVTELFSTPTLTMAPAEVFQKEYLTLTCSSERYAPERLQKEELSYTLAPPHSLLPRDAGVFSGRVLPYEFNYTCGATARGIVKHSRTLTVRPKVSVSPPKISVVGRAVLGQPFRILCRSDAGSLPINYTLLEEYAPLGTVRVERPSQQALFSVTISRTEHIRRYMCEAQNSPKEGELSPRLGAAVVEPLTEPTLIAGSDKSPDLPDVSEGDHLYLICGVKGTPPITFKWYRVGSELPLYATTSHDTSADYQVRSLAKEHGGSYYCEAVNHANNVVRSDPVTIRVGLALWKKGVIGGFCSLALLVSVLVLVLCCRSKRASVDRAEVSVWTKRPPDAGERDHSVAPGEPDVEYSEVVHPRPVDPDRVPLRKGTDTVYSELQSAPQGAAERRDHGSVEYAELNSEQPDIKSCSPDAHDCKDVPSPMD is encoded by the exons ATGTCAACCCATGCACccagcccccccctctcctccgtcGGCCCGGAAACGCTTCCAGTCTGTACAGGCGCCGTGGTCGCCGCCATCGCTCAGCGCTCCGTGGTCGCCGCCATCGCTCAGCGCTCCGTGGTCGCCGCCATCGCTCAGCGCTCCGTGGTCGCCGCCATCGCTCAGCGCTCCGTGGTCGCCGCCATCGCTCAGCGCTTCGTGGTCGCCGCCATCGCTCAGCGCTCCGTGGTCGCCGCCATCGCTCAGCGCTCCGTGGTCGCCGCCATCATTGGAACCTCAGAATT ACTTCCTTCCAGGAGGGTGGCGTCCGCACAGCGATGTGAGTATGAAATCAAGATGGATAAGGCCCGGTGTTTGTGGGACGCCGCTGTCCACGTGGACATCTGTCCCTCGTCTTGCTGTGGACAAGCTGAAAGCTTTGGGAGTCCCACG ACCCCCACCCTGAGGCAGAACAGTGTCCTCCCCTTCAAATCAGCCCTCTATGCCTACC CGTTCACCATCCGAGACGTCGCCCTGTCCATCGAGCCCAACGCTGCCGTTCGGCGGGACACCAACGTGACCCTGAGGTGCCGGGCCGTCGTCAGCGTCTCGGGGCAGGAGACGCTGAGCCGTGAATACACCGTATACAAGGACAGCAGCACCGTCTACACCAAGACCTCCGGCACCTCGGAGGATCTGTTCTACCTCCTGCCCCAGGCCCGG GTCTCCAACAGCGGAAAATACAAGTGTGCCCTCAACATTCAGGGCAAACAGCTGAGCAGTCCGACCCGGAAGCTCACGGTGACAG GCCTGTCAAAACCGCTTCTCCATCTTAACAAAGGAGTGGTcagtgagggggaggagctaacAGCCAGGTGTACGGCACCTGGCGAGACGGGCTCTATTTTCTTCTACTTCTACGAGGGCACCAAAGAGATCCTGGAGAAGCAGGTGAACTCCAACCAGGCGGAGGCCAAGCTCCACCTGGACGGCGTCGGCATTCACCGAATCCGCTGCTCCTACACCGTCCTCATAAGTCCAGACTCCTTTCCGTCCAACGAGAGCGACGTCGTCACCGTCTCCGTCAAAG AGCTGCCCATCGCAGCGGTCCTGGAGATCGCCCCTCACTCTAAGATCTATGAAGGAGACCTGCTCTTCATCTCCTGCACCGTCAGCAACTACCTGTCCAGCTCCGAAAACGTCCACCTCTACCTGAGCCAAGGAACCAAGCTGCTCGGCAGCGGGGACGGAAACGTCAACCACAGCATGGTGGCGCTGGCGGACGCCCCCGGGGACATCGAGTGCAAGCTAGAGATGGAAACTATCGTGAGAACCGCCACCAGGACGGTTCTGGTGACTG AGCTGTTTTCCACGCCCACTCTGACCATGGCTCCAGCCGAAGTCTTTCAGAAGGAGTACCTGACGCTGACCTGTAGCAGCGAGCGCTACGCCCCTGAGAGACTCCAGAAGGAGGAGTTGAGCTACACGCTGGCCCCGCCCCACAGCCTGCTGCCCCGGGACGCCGGCGTGTTCTCTGGCAGAGTCCTGCCGTACGAGTTCAACTACACCTGTGGGGCTACAGCGCGGGGCATTGTGAAGCACAGCCGGACCCTGACTGTCCGTCCCAAAG TCTCCGTGTCTCCTCCAAAGATCTCGGTGGTGGGCAGGGCGGTCCTCGGGCAGCCCTTCAGGATCCTCTGTCGGTCGGACGCCGGCAGCCTGCCCATAAACTACACCCTGCTGGAGGAGTACGCCCCGCTGGGGACGGTCCGCGTGGAGCGCCCCTCTCAGCAGGCCCTCTTCAGCGTCACCATCAGCAGGACGGAGCACATCAGGAGGTACATGTGTGAGGCCCAGAACAGCCCGAAGGAGGGGGAGCTCAGCCCGAGGCTCGGCGCCGCCGTCGTAG AGCCTCTGACGGAGCCGACTCTCATCGCTGGTTCTGACAAGTCCCCCGACTTGCCGGACGTGTCTGAGGGAGACCATCTCTACCTGATCTGTGGCGTTAAGGGCACGCCCCCCATCACCTTCAAGTGGTACCGCGTGGGCAGCGAGCTGCCGCTGTACGCCACCACCTCTCACGACACCAGCGCCGACTACCAGGTCCGCTCGCTGGCCAAGGAGCACGGCGGGAGCTACTACTGCGAGGCCGTCAACCACGCCAACAACGTCGTCCGCAGTGATCCGGTCACCATCCGGG TTGGCCTGGCGTTGTGGAAGAAAGGCGTGATCGGAGGCTTCTGCTCGCTGGCCCTGCTGGTGtcggtgctggttctggtgctgtgCTGCAGGTCCAAGAGAG CGAGCGTGGACAGAGCTGAGGTCAGCGTCTGGACCAAGCGACCGCCGGACGCCGGTGAGCGGGACCA CAGCGTGGCGCCGGGCGAGCCGGACGTGGAATACTCCGAGGTGGTTCATCCCCGGCCGGTGGATCCTGACAGAG TCCCACTCAGAAAAGGCACAGACACAGTGTACAGCGAGCTCCAAAGCGCTCCACAGG GTGCTGCCGAGCGCCGCGACCAC GGTTCAGTAGAGTACGCCGAGCTCAACAGCGAACAGCCTGACATCAAAAGCTGCAGTCCCGACGCCCACGACTGCAAGGATGTGCCGTCGCCCATGGATTAG